In the genome of Streptomyces violaceoruber, the window GGGCAGGCCGGGCTCCGGGCGCATCCAGTAGTAGAGCGGCGTCACGGCGAGACTCGCGCCGCCGATCCAGGCCGTGTACCGGAAGGGCCGGTGCACGGCGAGCGTGAACAGGGCGGCGAGGACGGCGCCGCCCGCGGTGGCCGAGACCAGGGAGACGGGCACCATGGCCACGGCCAGCCCGACCGGCCACCGCCGCCGGAGCCAGACGGCGGCACAGGCCAGGGCGCCGATCAGCTGGTCCGCGACGGCCATGGCGGGTGAGAGGCCCGGCTCCTGGTCCAGCGCGTCGGCGGCCAGCAGGCCGATGGTGACCGCGAGCAGGAAGCAGGCGAAGTCGACGGCCCAGTCGCGTGCGGTGCGCCGGGGCCGGCCGCCGGGCCGCCGGGGTTGCGGGTACAGGTCCTCGACCAGCGCCGCCGGCAGTACCCAGCGCCGTTTCGCGAAGGCCGGGGGCACCGTGGTCCGCTCGTCACTACTGTTCACAGTCGACAAATCTACGCAGGGCTGACGCCGGGAACGGCCGGTCGCGCGGGACCGTCGACCAAAGTCGCACGGGCGGCGACTTTCGGCGCGCGGCCGGCGCGCGAAGAAGCCTTCGGTCGGGCAGGCCTCGCCCCGCGGCCGATGCGGGTGCGGGCACCGCAGGGCGAGAGTCGGGATCATGAAGCAATTGCTGGAGTTCCTGGGTCTGCTCGCCGTACTCCAGGGCGTGATGGGCCTGGTGCACGAATTCACCGACTGGAACCTGGGACTGGTGCGGCGGATCGGTTTCCTGGACGGCTACGAGGTCTACGCGAGCGTCGCGCTGCTGGCTCTCGGCGGTGCGCTGTTCGCCGCCGCCGAGAGCCGCGATTCCGGGTGAGTCCGGCGGCAGGCGGACTCCGCGCGGGCGACGTGCGGCTCGCTCGGGGCGAAGCGCTGCGGCCGGTTCTCACTCCCCTGTGCGACCGATGCCCTCGACGGCCTCGTCGAGCCGGAAGAACGCCTGGTAGCGGGTCGCGTTGACCACGCTGTCTCCTCGACGACGGCTTTGCCGCTCAGGCCGCCCGCTTCGTGTACGCCTCGCTCTCGTCGGCGGCCCGGACCGCGCCGCCGGCCTCGCGCGCATGCCGCCCGCATGTCCTGGACTCGTCGGCGGGGAGGGACGGGGAGAGCCTGACTACGTGCGGAGCGGAGCGAGCGCCTCGCCCCAGGCGACGACCTGGGCGAGCATCGTGTTCAGGGTGGCCTCGTGGTGCTCACCGGGCTTGAAGGCGGTGAAGTGCTCGAAGTCGGTGAACACGGAGAGCGCGACCTGGGCCTGGACGTCCGCCACCTGGAGCTCGCCGAGGACGAGGCGCAGGTGCTCCACGGCGCGCACGCCGCCGTTGCTGCCGTAACTGACGAAGCCGGCGGCCTTGTTGTGCCACTCGGCGTGCAGGAAGTCGATGGCGTTCTTCAGGGCGCCGGTGGTGGAGTGGTTGTACTCGGGGGTGACGAAGACGAAGGCGTCGAAGCCCGCGACCTTCTCCGCCCAGGCCCGCGTGTGCGGCTGGCTGTACTGCCCCATGGCGGCCGGCATCATCTCGTCGAGGTGCGGCAGGTCGTAGTCCTTGAGGTCGACCAGCTCGAACTCGGCGTCGCCCCGCTTGGCGGCGAGTTCGTGGACCCAGCGCGCGACGGCTTCGCCGACGCGCCCGGGGCGGGTGGAACCGATGACGATGGCGACTTCGGTCATGGTCGTACCTTTCGAGGACATGCCTGACCCACGGTTGGCGGGAGGCGTGAAGGAGAAGAAGAGGGGGGTAGCAGCTCGGTGCGGTGGATCAGCCCGCGCTGGCGGCCGGTTCGTCGGTGGTGGCGGGCGCGGGCGGCGGCCCGGCGGGGGCGACGGGGGTGCGCAGCATCAGGAAGGCGACGACCGCGGAGACCACGACCACGCCCGCCGACAGGTAGAAGACGTAGTGGAAGCCGCCGTTGAGCGCTTCGAGCGGGGCCCGGCCGTCGGCCAGCAGGTCCGTTGTGCGGCCGGCGGCGAGCGCCGTCCAGACGGCGAGGCCCAGTGAGCCGCCGACCATGCCGGTGGTGCCGGCCAGCGCGGAGACCAGGCCCGCGTCCTGGGGCGTGGCCCCCGACATGGCCAGGGTCATCACCGCGGGCATCGACAGACCGGCGCCGCCGCCGAGCAGCACCATCATGGGCAGGACGTCGATCCAGTACTCGGCCTCGACGGGTGCGCGGCCCGCCAGCACCAGAGCGCCCGCGATCAGCAGCAGCCCGGCGAGCAGGACGTTGCGGGAGCCGAAGCGGAGGTTCAGCCTGGGCGAGAGCGCCAGGGAGACCACGGCGGTAGCCACCGACGAGGGCCTCGGCGACGGGCCGGCCGTCGCGGCCGTCTGGCAGACGATCCGGCGGCGCACCGCTCAGGTCGACGTCCGTTCACCGCCAGCACGGGTACGGCGGCCGGGCTGGGATGGACCCATGAACACGAACACGCACCCCAACCCACTCGCCCCCACCACCGCTCCCCTGGCCGGCCGTACCGCCCTCGTGACCGGTGGCAGCCGGGGCATCGGCGCGGCGACCGTCCTGCGGCTGGCCCGGGAGGGCGCGGACGTGGCCCTCACCTACGTGAACGGCAAGGACGCGGCCGAGGACGTCGTACGGGCCGTCGGGGCGCTGGGGCGCCGGGCGGTCGCCCTGCGGGCCGACTCCGCCGACGCGGGCGAGGCGGCGGGGGCGGTCGAGCGGGCCGCCACGGCGCTCGGCGGCGGCCTGGACGTGCTGGTCAACAACGTGGGCCTGGGCCTGCTCGGCCCGCTGGAGAGCCTCTCCCCCGCCGACGTCGACCGGCTGCTGGCGGTGAACGTCCGCGGCGTCTTCCTGGCCTCGCAGGCGGCCGCGGCCCGCATGACCGAGGGCGGGCGGATCATCACCGTCGGCACCTGTATGACCCAGCGGGTGCCGGGGCCCGGCGGGACGCTGTACGCGACGAGCAAGTCGGCGCTGATCGGGCTGACCAAGGCGCTGGCCCGGGAACTGGGCCCGCGCGGGATCACGGCGAACATCGTGCACCCGGGGCCGATCGACACCGACATGAACCCGGCGGACGGCCCCTACGCGGACGGACAGGCGGCCCTGACCGCGCTGGGCCGCTTCGGCACGGCCGACGAGGTGGCGTCGACGGTGGCGTACCTGGCGACCGCCACGTACGTCACGGGCGCGGAGTTCGCGGTCGACGGCGGCCACGCGGCGTAGCCGTCCCGCGCGTACGCGGGGCGCACCGGTGCTGTCCTGCCGGTGCGCCCCGCGGGTCGGTGTGCGGCGGGTCAGCCGCCCAGTTCCTGGTGGCGGGCGGCGAGGCGGGCCGCGCCGTCCTCGGTCAGGGAGCCGAACAGGCGCAGCCGGGAGATGCCGCCGTCGGGGAAGATGTCCACGCGCGCGTGGGTGCCGACGGCCGCCTCCGGCAGGACGAAGCGGTGGTTGGTGTCGGGCTGCATCCGGGTGCGCGGGAGCACCTCGCGCCACTCGCCCGCCTCGCCGTCCTTGACGGAGACGGAGGCCCAGCCGGCGCTGTTGCCCTTCAGGTACGCCGTGTCGATCTCGATCGCGCGGATCTGCGAGCGGTCCACCAGGCGGTACTGGATCCAGTCGTTGCCCTTGTCGCGGCGGCGGCGGGTCTCCCAGCCGTCGTCCATCTTGCGGGAGCGGCCCGGCTGGATGGTGTTGGTGGCCGGGGAGTAGAAGAGGTTGGAGGCGTCCTCGACCTGGCCGCCGTTCTCCAGGGCCACCACGTCGAAGGTACCGAGGGCGGCGAGCCAGGCGGGGTCCGCGACGACCTCGCCGTACACCCGCAGGCGGGCGATGCCGCCGTCGGGGTGCTGCTTGAGGCGCAGGTGGGTGAAGCGCTGCTCGGCCGAGACGGCGAAGCCGTTGGCCGCGTGGCCGCCGACCGGGGTGCGCGGGACGAGGGTCGTCCACTTCACGTCGTCCGCGAGCAGTTCCTCCGGGGAGGGGGAGCCCGCGACCGAGGCGCCCTCGACGGAGACGGCCTGCGGGTAGTTGCCGCGGAAGTGGGCGGTGTCGACGACGATGCCGCGGATCACGCCGGGGGCGCCGAGGCGGATCAGCGCCCAGTCGTGGTCCTCCTCGGTGGGCCAGGGCTGCTCGGCCGAGACGCCGCGGCGCCGGCGGGTCTCCCAGCCGTCCATGACCTTGCCCTTGTGCCCGAAGTGCTCGGGGTCGAACTCGGCGGGCTCGGGCACCAGCAGGTTCTCGCGCTGGGCGAAGAACTCGTCGTTGGCGGCGACGACACCCGCGCCGAGCTGCCGGTCGGCAAGGTTGGCGTACTGGGTGAAGGGGAGGTCGGCGGTGCGGTAGTCCGCGTACGGGTCGCCGCCTCCGTAGGGCTGGGCGTCGCCGGTGAAGCTGGCCAACGAGGTGTTCTGCTGGGCCGTCACGGTGATCAGGTGTTCCTTTCGGGGCTGTTCGGGGGGTACTGGGTTCAGGGAGTGTCCGGGCGCGTCAGGCCCGGTCGAGGAGCTGTCCCTTCGGGTCGGTGAACGCGCCGTCCGCCACGATGCGCTCGCCGCGCAGCCAGGTGGACTTCACGACGCCGTACAGGGTCTTGCCCGCGTACGCGGTGACGCGGTTGCGGTGCTGGAGGGCGGCCGGGTCGACGGTGAAGGTCTCGTCCGGGGCCAGCACGGCGAAGTCCGCGTCGTGGCCCGGGGCGATGGCGCCCTTGCGCGCGTCCAGCCCCACCAGGGCGGCCGTGCGCTCCGACATCCAGCGCACGACGTCCTCCAGGCCGAGGCCCCGCCCGCGCGCCGCGGTCCACATGGCCGGCAGGCTGAGCTGGAGTCCGGCGATGCCGCCCCAGGCGGTGGCGAAGTCGTCGGTCTTGAGGTCGGCGGTGGACGGGGAGTGGTCGGTGACGACGCAGTCGATCGTGCCGTCCGCCAGCGCCTGCCAGAGCAGGTCCTGGTTGGCGGCCTCGCGGATCGGCGGGCAGCACTTGAACTCGCTGGCGCCGTCCGGCACTTCCTCGGCGGTGAGCGTGAGGTAGTGCGGGCAGGTCTCGACCGTCACCCGCACGCCGTCGGCGCGGGCCTCGGCGATCAGCGGCAGGGCGTCGCTGGAGGACAGGTGCAGCACGTGCACCCGCGCGTTGAACCGCTTGGCCTGCGCGAGCAGGGTCGCGATCGCGGTGTCCTCGGCGTCGCGCGGGCGGCTGGCGAGGAAGTGGGTGTACTTGGGGCCGCCCTGCTGCGGGGCGGCGGCCAGGTGGTGCGGGTCCTCGGCGTGCACGATCAGCAGGCCGTCGAAGGCGGCGATCTCCGCCAGCGACCGGGCGAGCTGCTCCTGGTCGAGGTGCGGGAACTCGTCCACGCCGGACGGCGACAGGAAGGCCTTGAAGCCGAAGACCCCGGCCTCGTGCAGCGGGCGCAGGTCCTTGACGTTGTCCGGCAGGGCGCCGCCCCAGAAGCCGACGTCGATGTGGGCCTTGTCGGCGGCCACCTCGCGCTTGGTGCGCAGGTTGTCGACCGTGGTGGTCGGCGGAATGGAGTTGAGCGGCATGTCGACGAGGGTGGTGATGCCGCCGGCGGCCGCGGCACGGGTGGCGGTCCAGAAGCCCTCCCACTCGGTGCGCCCGGGGTCGTTCACGTGCACATGGGTGTCGACCAGGCCGGGCAGGACGACGTGGTCGCCCACGTCCTCGAGCCGGGCGCCCGCCGGGACGGGGGCGTCGTACGGCAGCACGGCCGTGATCTTCTCCCCGGTGACCGCGACGGACGCGGCGCGGGTCCCCTCGGGAGTGATGACGCGCGTCGAGCGCAGCACCAGTTCAGCTTCGGACACCCGGATCCCCTTCTCTGCCTGTACGTGTCTGCCTCTGCCGTCGAATTTCAACGTTCTGTTGAAGGAGTCTTCACTCCCACTCCGAGGCCGTCAAGAGGCACCCTTTGTGACGGCATGCCCAATGACCCCGCTCTGGACGTTTCCACAAAGCGGAATTAGAATTCCAGCAAGCAGAACGTAGCTACGTACAAGCCGGTAGTCAACCGGGTGCCGGGTACGCTTCTTTCCTCCCGCCAGCCCCGAAAGGAACGTGCCGTGCCGACGTCCAGCGCCAGCACCACCGACTCCGCCAGGTCCGCCACCGGTGGCGTCCAGTCCCTGGAGCGCGCCTTCGACCTGCTCGAACGGATGGCGGACGCGGGGGGCGAGGTCGGGCTGAGCGAGCTCTCCGCCAGCAGCGGGCTGCCGCTGCCGACCATCCACCGCCTGATGCGCACGCTCGTGGCCTGCGGATACGTACGCCAGCAGCCCAACCGCCGCTATGCGCTCGGCCCCCGCCTGATCCGCCTGGGCGAGTCCGCCTCCCGGCTGCTGGGCACCTGGGCCCGCCCGCACCTGGCCCGCCTGGTCGAGGAGACCGGCGAGACGGCGAACATGGCCCTGCTCGACGGGGACGAGATCGTGTACGTCGCCCAGGTGCCGTCCAAGCACTCCATGCGCATGTTCACCGAGGTCGGGCGGCGCGTCCTGCCGCACTCCACGGGTGTCGGCAAGGCGCTGCTCGCGAGCTTCCCGGCAGACGAGGTGCGGGCCCTGCTGGGCCGTACCGGCATGCCGGCCGCGACCGACAAGACCATCACCACGCCGGACGGCTTCATCGCGGCGCTCGAGGACGTGCGGCGCCAGGGCTACGCGATCGACGACAACGAGCAGGAGATCGGCGTCCGGTGCCTGGCCGTCCCGGTGCCGGACTCCCCCACCGCCGCGGCCATCTCGATCTCCGGCCCCGCGGGCCGCGTCACCGAGGCCGCGACCGACCGGATCGTACCCCTGCTCCAGCAGGTGGCGGCGGAGCTGTCCGAGGCCCTGCTCACCTCGAACGGCTCGAACGGCAACCCGGCCGCCTGAGGCGGCCCTCCCGTCACGGGGCTCAGCGGCGCGGCGGGTCCCCGAAGAGTTCCACGGCGCGACGGACCTCCGTCAGTCCCGGTGCGAGGGCGCTGACGGAGCCGATCGCGCCCGCTATCAGCAGCAGGGAGCGGCGCAGTCGCGGCACCTCGGGGACGCCGTGACCCACCATCGCCGCGAGGTCGGCCAGCTCGTCCTCCGCGATCTGGCGGTCCGGGAAGTCGGCGGGCAGCAGCGCGAGCCGGCGGCGCAACCGCGACACCGCGGTCCGCAACGCCACCACCCTCACGTCCTCGTCGCCGACGGTCACGTGCCTCTGCCCCAAGCTCCGCAACACAGCCCTCCCCCTAGCACTCCGTTGTGCGCGGGTCAGTAAACGCCACCGCGCACCGCACGCGCCACCGCGCGGACCGAAATTCAGCCTCCGGAAAGTCTCCGGAAATCCCCTGCACGCGGGAGCGTTTGGCGGTCGGTCAGGTATGCAGGAGCCATGACCGACAACGAGACCCCGGCAGAAGACCAGGTGGGCGACCGGGTGGCGGGGCTGCTGCTGGCCGCCGGAGGCGGCAGGCGGCTCGGCGGCCGCCCCAAGGCACTGCTCGAACATCGCGGACACCCACTCGTCGAACACGCGGTCGAAGTGCTCCGCACGGCCGGCTGCGCCCGCGTGCACGTCGTTCTGGGGGCGCGCGCCGCGGACGTGCGCGCGCGGGCCGCGCTCGACGGCTGCACCCTCGTGGACAACCCCGACTGGGAGCAGGGCATGGGGTCGTCGCTGCGCGCCGGGCTCGGCTCACTGGCGGCGACCGGGGCGCGGGCCGCGCTGGTCTGCCTGGTGGACCAGCCCGGCATCGGGGCGGCGGCGACGGCCCGGGTGCGCGCCCGGTTCCGGGACGAGACGTCGTTGGCCTCGGCGGCGTACGCGGGCGTGCGCGGGCATCCCGTACTGCTCGGCGCCGCGCACTGGGCGGGCGTCGCGGCGACCGCCTCCGGGGACCGGGGTGCCCGCGCCTATCTGAGGGAACACGAGGCGGAGATCGCCCTCGTCGAGTGCGGGGACGTGGCACGGCCGTACGACATCGACACCGAGGCGGACCTGGTCCACCTTGAGTGAGCGAGGTGGCACCGAGCGCCACCTTGCCTCGACCCGGAGAATCTCGACATCAACAAACCATTGAAGTTCCACGATGAGGAAACTACTATCCACTGACCAGAAGCACTCCGCTGCACGGCGAGTGCGTAATGCCCCATACGCACCCTCTGGCACCCGGTGCCACCGCTGAAGGAAGTGACAGCTCATGTCCGCACCAGCGCCGTCCACGCTGGCCATCGTCGACGCCGAGCCCCTGCCCCGGCAGGAGGAGGTCCTCACCGATGCGGCGCTCGCCTTCGTGGCCGAGCTGCACCGGCGGTTCACGCCCCGGCGTGACGAGCTCCTCGCCCGCCGAGCGGAGCGCCGCGCCGAGATCGCCCGCACCTCCACGCTCGACTTCCTCCCGGAGACCGCCGCGATCCGCGCGGACGACTCCTGGAAGGTGGCCCCCGCCCCGGCCGCGCTGAACGACCGCCGGGTCGAGATCACCGGCCCCACCGACCGCAAGATGACCATCAACGCGCTCAACTCGGGCGCGAAGGTGTGGCTCGCGGACTTCGAGGACGCCTCCGCGCCGACCTGGGAGAACGTGGTCCTCGGCCAGCTCAACCTGGCCTCCGCCTACACCCGCAGCATCGACTTCACCGACGAGCGCACCGGCAAGTCCTACGCCCTGCGCCCGGACGCCGAACTGGCGACGGTCGTCATGCGCCCGCGCGGCTGGCACCTCGACGAGCGCCACCTCCAGGTCGACGGCCGCCCGGTCCCCGGCGCCCTGGTCGACTTCGGCCTGTACTTCTTCCACAACGCGCAGCGTCTGCTGGACCTCGGCAAGGGCCCGTACTTCTACCTTCCGAAGACGGAGTCGCACCTGGAGGCCCGCCTCTGGAACGAGGTGTTCGTCTTCGCGCAGGACTACGTCGGCATCCCGCAGGGCACCGTCCGCGCCACCGTCCTGATCGAGACGATCACGGCCGCGTACGAGATGGAGGAGATCCTCTACGAGCTGCGCGACCACGCCTCCGGGCTGAACGCGGGGCGCTGGGACTACCTGTTCTCCATCGTCAAGAACTTCCGTGACGGCGGCGCGAAGTTCGTCCTGCCGGACCGCAACGCGGTGACGATGACCGCCCCGTTCATGCGGGCGTACACCGAACTTCTCGTCCGCACCTGCCACAAGCGGGGCGCGCACGCGATCGGCGGCATGGCGGCGTTCATCCCGTCCCGCCGGGACGCCGAGGTCAACAAGGTCGCCTTCGAGAAGGTCCGCGCCGACAAGGACCGCGAGGCCGGTGACGGCTTCGACGGCTCCTGGGTCGCCCACCCGGACCTGGTCCCGATCGCCATGGAGTCCTTCGACAAGGTGCTCGGCGACAAGCCCAACCAGAAGGACCGGCTGCGCGAGGACGTCGACGTCAAGGCGGCCGACCTGATCGCCGTCGACTCCCTGGAGGCCAAGCCGACGTACGCCGGTCTGGTCAACGCCGTCCAGGTCGGCATCCGTTACATCGAGGCGTGGCTGCGCGGCCTCGGCGCGGTCGCCATCTTCAACCTGATGGAGGACGCGGCCACCGCCGAGATCTCCCGCTCGCAGATCTGGCAGTGGATCAACGCGGAGGTCGTCCTGGACAACGGCGAGCAGGTCACCGCCGACCTGGCCCGCAAGGTCGCCGCCGAGGAGCTGGCGGGCATCCGCGCCGAGATCGGCGACGAGGCCTTCGCGGCCGGCAACTGGCAGCAGGCCCACGACCTGCTGCTCACGGTGTCGCTCGACGAGGACTACGCCGACTTCCTGACGCTGCCGGCGTACGAGCAGCTCAAGGGCTGACGCCGCACACGCTCCCTGGTCCGCGCCCCCGGTGCCGCAGCACGGCACCGGGGGCGCGGGCGTGTGTCAGCCGAGGTGGACCGACCAGTCCTGCTCGGCGGGCGGCTTGCCGTGCAGGTCGGGGACGCGCTTCAGCCAGTCGGGCCGCCCCCGCTGGGTGCGCGCCGCGCGGGCGGCGTTCTCGGCGGCGAGTTCCTCGCGGCTCGGGAATCCGGTGGGCAGCCACTGCCGGGAGGCCTGTACGCGCGCGTGCAGGTAGTCCACGTAGGCGGCGCGCACCTTCTCCGGCGTGTCGAGGTCACCTTCGCAGGTCAGCCAGGACTCGGGCACCCGCCCCACCACCTCGCGCAGCAGCTCCCGCGTCACCTTCGGCGCCAGCTCGGCGTCGGCGGCCGGGAGGTCGGGCGCGTAGTGGCCGAGGGCGTGGTGCCGGAAGTCGTACGCCTTCTCGGGCGGGGAGGCGCCCCAGCGGTGGTGGAAGACGAGGGCCGCGCCGTGGTCGATCAGCCACAGGCGCGGGGGCACGGTGCCGCGGGTGGGCCAGACCATCAGGTTGGAGCTGTGCACCGTCCGGTCGACGTTCACGGTGAGGGCGTCCAGCCAGACGACCCGCCCGGCCTCCCGCGCGTCCACCGGAAACACCTCGGCCAGCTCGGGCGTGAAGTCGGCGCCGCCCGACAGGTAGTCCATGCCGAGGTTGAGCCCCGCGCTGGCGTGCAGCAGCTCCCGCACCTCCTGGTGCGGCTCGGCCTCCGCGATCGCCGGGTCGAAGTGCGCGAGCACCAGCTCCGGCACCCGCAGCCCCAGCTCCCGCGCCAGCTCCCCGACGACCACCTCGGCGACCAGCGCCTTGCGGCCCTGCGCGGAGCCGGTGAACTTCAGGACGTAGG includes:
- a CDS encoding NADPH-dependent FMN reductase, yielding MTEVAIVIGSTRPGRVGEAVARWVHELAAKRGDAEFELVDLKDYDLPHLDEMMPAAMGQYSQPHTRAWAEKVAGFDAFVFVTPEYNHSTTGALKNAIDFLHAEWHNKAAGFVSYGSNGGVRAVEHLRLVLGELQVADVQAQVALSVFTDFEHFTAFKPGEHHEATLNTMLAQVVAWGEALAPLRT
- a CDS encoding MFS transporter, which codes for MATAVVSLALSPRLNLRFGSRNVLLAGLLLIAGALVLAGRAPVEAEYWIDVLPMMVLLGGGAGLSMPAVMTLAMSGATPQDAGLVSALAGTTGMVGGSLGLAVWTALAAGRTTDLLADGRAPLEALNGGFHYVFYLSAGVVVVSAVVAFLMLRTPVAPAGPPPAPATTDEPAASAG
- a CDS encoding SDR family oxidoreductase, encoding MNTNTHPNPLAPTTAPLAGRTALVTGGSRGIGAATVLRLAREGADVALTYVNGKDAAEDVVRAVGALGRRAVALRADSADAGEAAGAVERAATALGGGLDVLVNNVGLGLLGPLESLSPADVDRLLAVNVRGVFLASQAAAARMTEGGRIITVGTCMTQRVPGPGGTLYATSKSALIGLTKALARELGPRGITANIVHPGPIDTDMNPADGPYADGQAALTALGRFGTADEVASTVAYLATATYVTGAEFAVDGGHAA
- the alc gene encoding allantoicase, whose translation is MTAQQNTSLASFTGDAQPYGGGDPYADYRTADLPFTQYANLADRQLGAGVVAANDEFFAQRENLLVPEPAEFDPEHFGHKGKVMDGWETRRRRGVSAEQPWPTEEDHDWALIRLGAPGVIRGIVVDTAHFRGNYPQAVSVEGASVAGSPSPEELLADDVKWTTLVPRTPVGGHAANGFAVSAEQRFTHLRLKQHPDGGIARLRVYGEVVADPAWLAALGTFDVVALENGGQVEDASNLFYSPATNTIQPGRSRKMDDGWETRRRRDKGNDWIQYRLVDRSQIRAIEIDTAYLKGNSAGWASVSVKDGEAGEWREVLPRTRMQPDTNHRFVLPEAAVGTHARVDIFPDGGISRLRLFGSLTEDGAARLAARHQELGG
- the allB gene encoding allantoinase AllB: MSEAELVLRSTRVITPEGTRAASVAVTGEKITAVLPYDAPVPAGARLEDVGDHVVLPGLVDTHVHVNDPGRTEWEGFWTATRAAAAGGITTLVDMPLNSIPPTTTVDNLRTKREVAADKAHIDVGFWGGALPDNVKDLRPLHEAGVFGFKAFLSPSGVDEFPHLDQEQLARSLAEIAAFDGLLIVHAEDPHHLAAAPQQGGPKYTHFLASRPRDAEDTAIATLLAQAKRFNARVHVLHLSSSDALPLIAEARADGVRVTVETCPHYLTLTAEEVPDGASEFKCCPPIREAANQDLLWQALADGTIDCVVTDHSPSTADLKTDDFATAWGGIAGLQLSLPAMWTAARGRGLGLEDVVRWMSERTAALVGLDARKGAIAPGHDADFAVLAPDETFTVDPAALQHRNRVTAYAGKTLYGVVKSTWLRGERIVADGAFTDPKGQLLDRA
- the allR gene encoding allantoin degradation transcriptional regulator AllR, with protein sequence MPTSSASTTDSARSATGGVQSLERAFDLLERMADAGGEVGLSELSASSGLPLPTIHRLMRTLVACGYVRQQPNRRYALGPRLIRLGESASRLLGTWARPHLARLVEETGETANMALLDGDEIVYVAQVPSKHSMRMFTEVGRRVLPHSTGVGKALLASFPADEVRALLGRTGMPAATDKTITTPDGFIAALEDVRRQGYAIDDNEQEIGVRCLAVPVPDSPTAAAISISGPAGRVTEAATDRIVPLLQQVAAELSEALLTSNGSNGNPAA
- a CDS encoding DUF5955 family protein, which translates into the protein MLRSLGQRHVTVGDEDVRVVALRTAVSRLRRRLALLPADFPDRQIAEDELADLAAMVGHGVPEVPRLRRSLLLIAGAIGSVSALAPGLTEVRRAVELFGDPPRR
- a CDS encoding nucleotidyltransferase family protein; translated protein: MTDNETPAEDQVGDRVAGLLLAAGGGRRLGGRPKALLEHRGHPLVEHAVEVLRTAGCARVHVVLGARAADVRARAALDGCTLVDNPDWEQGMGSSLRAGLGSLAATGARAALVCLVDQPGIGAAATARVRARFRDETSLASAAYAGVRGHPVLLGAAHWAGVAATASGDRGARAYLREHEAEIALVECGDVARPYDIDTEADLVHLE
- the aceB gene encoding malate synthase A translates to MSAPAPSTLAIVDAEPLPRQEEVLTDAALAFVAELHRRFTPRRDELLARRAERRAEIARTSTLDFLPETAAIRADDSWKVAPAPAALNDRRVEITGPTDRKMTINALNSGAKVWLADFEDASAPTWENVVLGQLNLASAYTRSIDFTDERTGKSYALRPDAELATVVMRPRGWHLDERHLQVDGRPVPGALVDFGLYFFHNAQRLLDLGKGPYFYLPKTESHLEARLWNEVFVFAQDYVGIPQGTVRATVLIETITAAYEMEEILYELRDHASGLNAGRWDYLFSIVKNFRDGGAKFVLPDRNAVTMTAPFMRAYTELLVRTCHKRGAHAIGGMAAFIPSRRDAEVNKVAFEKVRADKDREAGDGFDGSWVAHPDLVPIAMESFDKVLGDKPNQKDRLREDVDVKAADLIAVDSLEAKPTYAGLVNAVQVGIRYIEAWLRGLGAVAIFNLMEDAATAEISRSQIWQWINAEVVLDNGEQVTADLARKVAAEELAGIRAEIGDEAFAAGNWQQAHDLLLTVSLDEDYADFLTLPAYEQLKG
- a CDS encoding HipA family kinase; protein product: MLTEVTATRYIEPLHSGGSVPAVVEADDLGTYVLKFTGSAQGRKALVAEVVVGELARELGLRVPELVLAHFDPAIAEAEPHQEVRELLHASAGLNLGMDYLSGGADFTPELAEVFPVDAREAGRVVWLDALTVNVDRTVHSSNLMVWPTRGTVPPRLWLIDHGAALVFHHRWGASPPEKAYDFRHHALGHYAPDLPAADAELAPKVTRELLREVVGRVPESWLTCEGDLDTPEKVRAAYVDYLHARVQASRQWLPTGFPSREELAAENAARAARTQRGRPDWLKRVPDLHGKPPAEQDWSVHLG